GCCGCGAACGCCAGCAACCACCTTCTTCGCCCATTCAAAATACTCCCAGCGCCTTTCGTCCGACCAGTCCGCCGGTGGCGTGGTGGCGAGGTCGCGCAGGTTGCAGGTCTTGTCGGCGAGCTTGACCAGTTTGGCTCGCGGCGAGGCACGCGCGGCGTGCTCGATCTGCAATAGCTTGCGCTCGGCTTTGTCGAGCGACTTTTCGTCAGTCACCTCGGCGACGACGTCGGCGATCTCGCGGCCAAAGGCGCCGACCAGCTCCTCGTATGAACCTGTCACGCTGCAGGCATTGCATCGATCTCGAAAACGTGTGCCAAAGCAGGCATCTGAGGGGGCCAGTTGTTCTGATGAGAAAACCTAAAACCGTTCAGGGTCTGACCGACCTGGGCCGCGTTCGCTTGTCGAAGAGCTTCTTTCTGCGCGATTTCTTGTATTCGGATATCGCCGCCATTCACGGACTTTCGAACATCCCCGACGATCCTGATTTAGCTATCAAGACTGGAACACGCCTTTGCGAGGATATTCTCGAGCCCCTTCAGGACACGTTTGGGCGGATCGCCATCCGGTCGGCGTACCGCTCCGCCCAGGTTAACGGATTGGGCAACCAGATGATGCGCGAAGGGAAGGGCGGCTATAACTGCGCGACAAACGCTGACAATGCCGCCGGCCATATCTGGGATATGGCTGCTGCCGACGGCAGGATCGGCGCCACCGCCTGCATCGTCGTTCCGGCATTCTGGGACGCATTTCAGGAACCCGGAGACTGGCAGAAGCTCGCCTGGTGGGTCCACGATCATTTGCCCTACTCCGGGATGTATTTTTTCCCGAAGTTTTGGGCGTTCAATGTGACATGGAGCGATCAGCCAAAGAGACAAATCAGGAGCTATCCCGTGCCGACAGGTACGTTGACCAAGATGGGCATGGAAAACAATTTGGGCAGTCACGAGGATCAGTGGCGCGGCATAGTCGATATATCGCAATCAGTACGCAGTCTTGTATCGGAGATTCACGCAGGTCGAAATCCGCTCTAAAATCTAATACGGTATTTCGCAATCGTCGAAATCGATGGGATTTGGACTGCTTGGTGTAATTGAGCTGCTTTCTGTACGGGGATTTGGGTTCAGGATTTCAGGTCGTCGGAAGACCAGTTCCGCCATAAGTTTCGAGGTATGACGGCACCGAGGGTAGTTCGAGCAGCCCCGGAATTCGCCGTATCGGCCCGATATTTTTTTGAGGGTGCCAACCCTGCAAGTTGGACAATAAACGGCCCTTTCCCCATCGACTGCCTCAATTGCAATACAACCGTCGGTTTCCATCTCGATCAGGAATCGAGAGACTTGGTCAAGGCCGGTATAAATCCAGACTTCTCGCCTCGCACGCGTCAGGGCCACATAAAAGAGGCGCCGTTCTTCAGCCATAGGGAAGGGATCGGGTGCTGGCATCGGGATTTGCAAGAGACTGTCGTCTTGGATCTGGCTTGGGAAGCCTTTTGGCCCTTCTTTCACATTTAGAAGCACAACAAACTCTGCCCAGCCCCTTCGCTGAGTGGATCGTCCGGAAGTCTATCGCCAGCCTGTCTCTAAACATCCGCTGCCATCGCGCGATTTCGGCGGGCTTGTCCGACCTATATCGGCCAAGGATCATCACGCGGACGAGATTGCTCGTTCCAGAATGGTGGTTCGCATCCGCCGAATGATATGCCTTGTTGAGCTGGCTTTCCAGATGTCGGGAGGCAGTGTCAACGCCGGCAAAGCCAAAGGCGAACACAGATTGTCCCTTCAGCAGGCTTGTAGTTTTAACTTCCTTCTTAATTTGAGCCGGGTTCTTCTGAATAAATGCACTCGATGCGTCGCAGAGGGTTTGAGGAAACCGGAACGTTGTTCCCAAAGCCAAGCGACTTGAATTCGAGAAATTGCGTTCAAATTCGTTCATGACCGATATGTCGGCGCCAGCAAACCGGTTGATGCCCTGCCAATCGTCTCCGACAGCACAGAGGTGAATTCCCTCACGTTGCGCTGTCAACGCTTTGAGGAGCCGGATGCGTGCACGGGAACTGTCTTGGAACTCGTCGGCCAAAACCATCTGGAAGGGGCTAACGTACCGGCCGGATTCGACATGGGCGGCAGCTTCTAGGAGCATGTCATCGAAGTCTATGCTCTGCTCCCGTTCAAGCCTTCGCTGCCACTCGCCCGCGATTGCAAGGTAGAGCGACAGAAAGGTACGAATGCGAGCGGGGAAGCCTGTCTGGCAGTAGCGGTCCGCCGCGACCTGGAGCGCCGCGGTTGTGAGGCCGTTGCCTTTGACGTGCTGCTGGAAGACGCGGACGAGACGCGCCATCGAACGGTTGTCCATTGGCAATGGTGACTGTGGTCGAATGGAGTGATCGCGCTTTGGATCAAGCCCGTGCTTTCGCAATTCGGCTTCGAGTAATCGTGGCATATCGCCGTCGACAAACTGCTGGAATGTCGTCTCAAAAAGCTTGGTGCCTTGCTGCTTGTGGAGGTCGCGCTTCCAGGCAACACCATCCATATAGCCTACGAACTTCTCAAAACTCGCACCGTTTGATTTTATGGCGAAATGCTCATGGTAAAGGTTGATGTCAGGATAGAAAAAATCAGGTCGGTATTGACCATGGTACTTGTCGGCCGTTTCGTGTTCATACGGCCTTTCATATTCAAAACGAATGCCCCGGAAGTAGAGCCAGTTGGCGATGGTGCGTTCGCCTTCACTTTTGACGACTATGCCACTTGCGGTCCGAAAACCTGCGACGCCGTTTGCATAGGAATCGGGTGTTTCATCGTCACCGGGATTCAAAATGTCACGTGCGTATATGGTTTGAAAGTCATCCCAGGCGGCGGCGAATTTTGAGTCGCTGCGCTCTAAAAAAGTGATGA
This is a stretch of genomic DNA from Polymorphobacter fuscus. It encodes these proteins:
- a CDS encoding HD domain-containing protein — encoded protein: MTGSYEELVGAFGREIADVVAEVTDEKSLDKAERKLLQIEHAARASPRAKLVKLADKTCNLRDLATTPPADWSDERRWEYFEWAKKVVAGVRGSNTGLEAAFDKACLTGG
- a CDS encoding topoisomerase DNA-binding C4 zinc finger domain-containing protein: MLLNVKEGPKGFPSQIQDDSLLQIPMPAPDPFPMAEERRLFYVALTRARREVWIYTGLDQVSRFLIEMETDGCIAIEAVDGERAVYCPTCRVGTLKKISGRYGEFRGCSNYPRCRHTSKLMAELVFRRPEILNPNPRTESSSITPSSPNPIDFDDCEIPY
- a CDS encoding UvrD-helicase domain-containing protein; translated protein: MIEWLVLAAAAVVADGLFGLDSKRSSSGGFQPVRFNEAEWRQKQDNEQKLWRARWEPSVDRSRWIPQSTAHRIMAGFPLPGFDTGTVHSNLNRSWKLKALLAEFAAHNEKFLVDQKIKLQEYFSTVEEAPLTDEQMDACICMDDAVQVVAAAGSGKTSTMVAKAGYAMKQGLAEPDQILMLAFNKDAAIELKQRVKKRLALFEKVDRVVAETFHAFGLHVIGTATGKKPSLARWAEPGQDVATVSEIITFLERSDSKFAAAWDDFQTIYARDILNPGDDETPDSYANGVAGFRTASGIVVKSEGERTIANWLYFRGIRFEYERPYEHETADKYHGQYRPDFFYPDINLYHEHFAIKSNGASFEKFVGYMDGVAWKRDLHKQQGTKLFETTFQQFVDGDMPRLLEAELRKHGLDPKRDHSIRPQSPLPMDNRSMARLVRVFQQHVKGNGLTTAALQVAADRYCQTGFPARIRTFLSLYLAIAGEWQRRLEREQSIDFDDMLLEAAAHVESGRYVSPFQMVLADEFQDSSRARIRLLKALTAQREGIHLCAVGDDWQGINRFAGADISVMNEFERNFSNSSRLALGTTFRFPQTLCDASSAFIQKNPAQIKKEVKTTSLLKGQSVFAFGFAGVDTASRHLESQLNKAYHSADANHHSGTSNLVRVMILGRYRSDKPAEIARWQRMFRDRLAIDFRTIHSAKGLGRVCCASKCERRAKRLPKPDPRRQSLANPDASTRSLPYG